The genomic region aaattttttttaaaggctcaTAGTTCAACTGGAAGAAAACTGCAGgttataaataaacaaataatggtaaatgagggagaagagggagatGGAAAAGTTTCTTAGAGCTGAAATACAGGATATGCTTTTACAgcagtttgcctttttttgttaaacATAATGCAGTGGCATTTTCCCATACAGGGCCAGGGAATCCTGTATCCAGACAAACttaacaagaggaaaaaaaaaaaaattctttctgaacCATTTTGAGCAGTCCttgctcccagcttgcagatAAGAAAGAGGCAAAGTGCTAAAGGACAGTAATTCTCAAATTACAAGCAGTTCCCTAATATTGCACTGAATTACTTTTCCCTCCCCATCTCTATCCTGGAGAGAGAACAATATAGTGCCTCATGAAAAGTGTGGCCTGCAAGAATGTAATGGTAAACTTTAGTTAGAGATGTTGGTTTTGGTCATGAGCTTGCCTCActgattaaatttaaatttgatGTTTGCCTTGCAGCAGTAACACACCCATTTTCAGAGTGCTCTCATCttcagacagacagacagacagacagacaaatCTCTTTACAATTTAGACGTGGTTGTAAAGTGGTGCACTCAGAAATGACACCACTGGTCAGAAATTTCAGCCCCTGCAACTCCCAGAATATCCCCAAGAGAAATGAATCTTACTGAGGAGAGGTTCATTACTGGGAAATGGGATAGCACCCTGGGTTTGTTCTGAATTCTCTAGAGCTTCTGTTTCTGAAGGACATAACTGAATCAACTCTTTATTTGGCACCTGAAAGAGCAGAATCGGTAGAAAGGACAGAATTAGATCCTAAATTTAGTAACAAATATTACATTACAGAAACTTCATAGACTGCTGTCAAATTATTAAGAACTAAAtagagaaagtgaaaaatatgcATCATCAGGCAGGTATTTTGCATTTAGAAACAACTTTTTTAGAAGTTCATATAGCACTGGACTTGTCTAAATACAAGCTGTGACTTACACAGCTGTCAAAGGTACTTCACAGTGGTGGCACTGCTTGAGGGTCTAATTCACTGTTCAGTAAATAAATCCAGCACAGAATGTACTGGTTTGCACTTTCCCCATCTACTATCATAAACTACAAATTCCCAGTGACATCATGTTTGTCCCTGTCAAAACATTCTAGTTAAGAGATTAAAAAAGCCCTCATACCTCCCAGGTTCTATATGCATTAAAGTATATTAATCATAGCAAAAGAGATGGAAGTCATCCTAACccaaaaaaaagataatttttttcctgatatttgttttatttaacacATACATGCAATTTAGCAGGAGAGATTCCTAGGATTGCCTGACTTGTGTATATTCTACCAGGGAATTAATAAAGGTGAAATGCTTTCCAAAAGTATTTTAGGAATAAATGGGATACCAAAGcccagaataaagaaaaatcttcaatGAATTATGATAAAATTATCCTTATGATGAGACATTACATTATTTAGAGAGTTCAGGATATTTATGTCAAACAACTCTTAAGGAGGAAGATCTGTGGTAACAGGGGAGAACAGATCATAAAAAACCAGGGGAAATCAAAGCAGTTCCTAGACCAGAATAGTGGGGTTTCTTCATAGGAAATGAGAATTGCAGTGAAAAACTGTCTttaacaggaaagaaatttaCATTCAAAGAAGAGCTGATGGGGAAGTTTGTTCATACAGTGTCCAATACAAAACATACCACATACTTAGGTAAAAAGAGATGTTAATTATTCCATTGCTATGGGCAATAACTATGTTAGTTATAGTTTGTGGTGTTACAAGCACTAGTATATTTACAAGCACTACTAGATTAGCATAACTATCAACTTTTAGAAGACCAATAAAATACCTTCAAAGTCACAAtcttaaaaatttcaaaacagcacagatttttttaaaaggctctTCAAAAACGTTAAGATTAAAAGGACAAGCGAGAGAAAACAAGAACTTTCACAACAATCACAACAGGTGACCTTTAGTCTCTGATGGTTTTCAAGCAGGAGTTTCAATTCAGCTCCAAATCCAGGAGAGGCACCGTCCCCTGAATCACACTCACACTGAGCACAGTGGTGGAGTTCAGCAGATCCTGCTGAGTGGAGACTGCAGCCTCAGAACAGCCCCTTAAGCTTGAACTGATGCCCGTGTAAATGAGGTGGGAACTGCAGCCACATCACTCAAAGACTctcacagctgccaggctgTGCAATACCTTGCACATTCTCTCTCAAAAACGAATCAGGGCAATCCAGCTCAAACACAGGCTTTGAGCTGACATTAACCTttgaattttggatttttacAAGCAGGGGCATACTCACATCGCTGCAGTTTATAGTTAAAGCTGGAGATGGTGATTTTCTCAGGAGATGTGATGGACTTAACTCTCCAGAGGGTGAGGAATGCAACCTAAAATTGCATATATTTAGTTGATTCATCAGGTCACATTaatcaaatactgaaaaatagaCTGTGTGTTGCAGAACCCACCAAACTTCCCCAGTGACAAAGCATGAGCCAGCTAATTTGAAACAATGATGTCTTAAATTCTCCAGAAGATTCTAAATTATCCTGCTCCGAGTTTTGGTAGCAGgaaacagagaagagatcagaaAAGGCCATGGGCACAATTCCTTAAACACACTTTTCTCTGTCTGTTGAATTACCAGCACAGTGATGTGCTCTGCCAGGCATGAGACTGACATTAGATTACAATAGTATCTCATAATGCTATTGCTCAACCTAAAAAATGTTATACATATAATACAATAAAAGTGAAACTGGAGCAACCCTCACATAATCACATACCCCTTGTCCCTGTCTTTACTTAAAAGCCTGATGATGATGATATGCGTTTATTACCTTTGTAATTCTAATATTTCATTTGCAATTTCGGTTCCTATACTTCCAGCACCAAGAACTGTTCCAGAGGACATTCCAGGTACACTTACTAAAGACTGTTTTACAGCATCtgtagataaaaaaaaaaagctcaaacaAAACCTTAACCCAGAGCAGTTTCACTGCAGAGCAAGGATTTGTTTTAAAGCAGCTCTTGTTctagatatatatatacactatGTAAGTTTGTATTTTCATAATTCAGAAATTCCTTTTAATACTGATTCACGGCAGAGGGTGTTGCAATATAAAATGAATAATCTGTTTGTGAAAACTGTAGTTCTCCAGTAGTGAAATATATTTAATCACTGCCACCTCCAGTGTCTCTCACAGACATTGCAAAGAACAcgagtttaaaaaaacccttggaTTTCTCACCAACTGAAATGAGTTattgaaaaaacattttgaaaagcaaaaataaagactTCACAGCAAGATGATAGAACAGCATGCAGAAAGCAGAACCTATACatagcagaaaaataataaaaaatatgtcCTGTATCAGTATTGCCCTGTATTTTATAGATAAACTCAGCATAATTGCATTTGCTCAGAAAACTGGGCAAAATATGAAGGGTCTGTGACAGAAGCACAATATCCTACCAACCAAAACCCCAGCTCTAACAGAAGCTGCTAGAAACTAAAAGTATGTTACAGACACTTCTTTTTAGACTTCTGTGACTTATATCAATTAGGATTCTGTAAGTAACTAGAAACTGTCACCAGAAGCAGTCTTAAAACAAAACCTAATCCTTCCTTGCACACAACCTAGAATAAAATCTCTAGACTGGATAAATCTAAACTGACTGATCAGGAGATGCAGCTGTGATAACCGTAAGAAGTGACACTTGCCTTCTGCAGGGTGGGAACTGTAGAGGACCTCTTCTTCAGTTGATTCCTTATGACCTCTgagatttaaagaaataaaaaaacccaaatcaaaccaCAAAAAgtcagcaggttttttttcaagagcaAAATCCATAACATATGTTTAATTTCAATAATACTTTACACAGAATCAAAGGTAACATCCTCGAACTAGGGAAATATAAAGATATTCCTCACATATTTGCATGTTCAGTCCTTTGCAATGTTTCTGAGCAGTGGGTGAAATACTAATTGCCACGTACTCTCCAAGTAAAAAGGAAAGCCAATAGGATTGGCTGTGCTCCATGACAAGGGAAGAGGGCTGTCATTTTTACTGTTAGCAGGGAAATCAGGTAACCAGGAACAACTGCTACAGGAACAGGTCAGTGtctgcctcctgccagcagctgctgccctccttcccttctgcagctgcaaatGCCCGCCCACATCTCCAGGACGGGCAAAAAAGTGTCCTTGGGCTACTGGCCAGCACAGACTGTCTGAACcactcttctctctctccttggGGAAAAAGGACATGGGCAAAAGAGGTGGGTGATGTTGACTTAAGGCATGAAACAGATACAGAATGGGCAAAAGGCCCCCTCAACAACTTTATTTCATGGAAATAAAatcctctctgtcccctctcaaAACCCCAGTCATTGGCAAAGATCCTCAGTACCACTGGAACAATCCAGATTACAGCCCCATTGCAAGGTgcagagaatgaaaaagaattacaaataaaaAGAGCAATTAAACACACGCATTTCCTGTCCCACAGGCTCCACCCTTGCAATCAATTTGGAGAGGATCTTTCTGTCCTGCCTTGCATTTCCCACCATCTATCAGTTGTGCTTCTCCACCTCCTGACACCTGTGGGATAGGGCAGCACTTGGAACTGGGTCAACTGACACACAGAGGGTTGTAAAGACCAGAAGGACAAGCAGAATTAACTTGACAGTTCCATTTATTCTAATCTACTTTTCTTCAagatccttcccttcttcctctaaCAAGAAACTCTTtcacctcatttttttcctactgggAAGCAGCATAGTTTTCAGAGTCAAATCCACAACTTaggcctgaaaaaaaaatagctggtAAATATCAAAAAACTGTTTGTCCAGGTTGTTCAGCCCATTTCTGTGCAGAGTTGATGTTTTCTAGCCTTGTTCTGCTCCCTAAGCACGTTATTTTCTGTTAGTACTAACTGTAGTTAtgacaaaaaataaacagagagtCATATAAATTACTTACAATACCACCGTGTTGTTTGATACAATGTACTCCAGCTCTCTGGTCCAAGGATTCATGAAACTAAACCACTGACTCTTTAAAGTAACGAAAGTCCCATCTTTTGCTCTAAATTTGTAGGAATTtgtaaatactttttctttattctgcaACACTagataagaaaaggaaagttaTAATCACCATATTTAAGCTTAGAAAGGAAAcgttaaaaataataaatgttttataGCACCATAAAACCCAAAATGTTTTTGTTGGCCAGACACAGAATGACATGCCAGAACAAACTGGGACCTGTTCTAAAATCAAATTATAGTTTCAGCAGGGTCATAAATCTTACATTAAAACCAAATACTAAGTTTCTGCAAACCACTAGGAGACTCATGACTTGGTGAGCTTTCTTAACTCGTGTCTTTAATTATGTTATCACACACATCTGCTCTTCAgaattccttcctcttcctcataAAGAATGGAAGCAGAGGGTTTGGCAGATGCACTGACATTATTCCCCCACAATTAAGACCCTGCACCAGGAGCCAAGACAACAGAAGTTTCTCCCTGCTTTTATTACAAGCCTTACACAGGCACATCTTAACACAGGCATCAAAAAGGGCAATGCTGAGGTTGGGTAGTTTGGGTTTGTAGTGTTTTCACTTGCAGTTACATGTAGCTGTAAGTAGTCTGGGAAGACCAACTATTTTGTACCTTCTTTATGTTTTTCAGCTAGGTGATTGTGATCATCTTGATGGCAGTACTCATAACAAGAAGTTCCTAGAAGCTCTTGTGGCAGGTACCCTAAAATTGCTGTTGCGctgttagaaataaaaatgtgaactACAGCGGATGCaaagttgttttcttctgtATCAGATAAAGCAGAACATTAACATTTAAACAAACAGATGCCTGGGTTcatgtttgggggaaaaaatatagcATTAGTACAGCTCTAAAACAACAGGAAGTATTCTTCATGGCAAATTATTCCTTTCAATGAATGACAATTCAAAGGTAAAGTAAATGTTTAAACATGCAAACCATATGTACACACAAAATACTTCTGCTTAGGGGCTTCCCTTGGCCAGTCAGAGTGCTGGTCACACATAAGAGTCAATAAAAAACTCAGCAGTTGAATTTTGCTCTTCCACTCAAAGGAACTGGTTTTAAACTGACATTTTTagttgaaagaaaagaagactgAAAGCAAGAACATTTCCAGTGACAATGAAATTCAAAATGCAGAGTGGTAACTAGGTCTCTACAACAAATAAAAGTCTGGTTCAGAAAGTACAGAAAATGGGAACTGAGTTCTCACTTCTAATGAAATAATTTGGTGCCTCATTTAGATAGAATGTATTTGTTACAAATGGTAAGACTCTCAGAAGCAATAACTTTTGGTTAAATGTTTTATTACTTCAGTCATATGCAGAGCTATGAAGCTCTAActtgagatttttctttatgaATAAATGGGTCCATTTTATAACTTGTTTTAACCTTGCTAGCTCACCATTTTCTATAGGACAATACACTTCTATACATTATATATTATTTgacaaaaaaacaaagcccaAGTGCACATAGATTAAGAGTTAACTGCTTCTTGTgtagagcagaaaaaaattctgaaaattagaATTTTGAGAATTACAGCTTTGACAGAGGATCAGAAAATGGAAGCAATGTTGTCATTTCTCTTCATTAAAGAACAAAACGCTTACCGCTGATCTACATAAACAAATTTTCCATCCATGGCAAATCGTGTAACAAATTCTGTTGCTTTGACTTTTATCTCTCCACTCTTTTGTGGAACAATATAAGGGTGTAACCTCCCAATTGCAACAAGACAGTTAAAGTTACTACTGTCCTTTTCTACATCATTTTCCTCTTCCACTCCCACCTCATTAGGAGGCCAGTTCTTCAAATACCCAGTACAGTGAATGGTGCAGTATTTTCTGTGAtctaagagaaagaaattaaataagaaGCAGTTATTGTTCAAAGAGTAAATCAAACTacttattttattctgttggCCATGAGACCATCAACTACATTTCATGCTTACCTACACCACCTGTACAAAGCTATACATAATTTTAcagagttttttaaaataaattttgttctATTCAATTTGGGCTTACCTGCAGAGAGAGCTTCTAAACCTATGTAAGATTTAGGAGATGAGTTATGGGTGTTGGCAGTTCAAACACAAGttagacagaaaagaaagaaataaccCACAGATCTCTTTGTCTTTATATGGTTTCATATGGATTGTGAATTAAAATTAAGCTGAGGCCCTCTGTAGCTTCCAAATCAATTTACCTTTGGTGAGCACAATGATCTGAATAAATGCTCACTGCAGTTGCTGAAAGAATCAGTCAAGAACAACCCAAAGCAATCCAGCTTATTTTCTATTTACCTCAGGCTTCTGAAGTTTTATGggaagacaaatattttaaatatcttaaaTTCCAGCATACACTGTCATTCATCCCTTTCTGCTCCCTAAATAACATGCAAACACCCTATAAGCATCAAGGTTTGACATTATGTGTCCTACAGCAGCTGCCTTTCCTAAAAAAGGCCAAAGCATTCTTAACATCTGTATGCTGAACAGGATGCTTTCCATAggtttcattttcctctctaCTACAAAAAACACAGATCAACTCTGCAAAATGAGAAGCCGAGTTATCCCACTATGATTTTGTCACAGTTTCTCAGGTGCCTTCCCTCAAAACTGCTTTCCCAAGAAACATTTACAGAAGTTAAATTCTTATCTCACTGAGTTATCTGACACATCAAGGGATACCACATTCTACTTACTTACAATCATGGGCCTCTTAAAATTTGTGGTGTCTCTCAACAGTAACAGGTTACATTGAAAAACAGAACTTGGAGGATCTTTTCAGGATCAAACAATTTCAGCACACCTTTGCAAAAATCAATACTagggaattaaaacaaaagctggaaattgcattttaaaattgaaatttaaattttcactgaaaacttGACGAGATTATACTGCTCTACAGGCATACCAATGTATGaactaaattaaaattactGGGAAAATGAATGGAATTACACtgataaattaaatttattatgaaaaggggaaaaacaggaaaactcaTACTTTTAAATACACACAACACAAAAAGTATATCAGAAAATAAAGTTGGtttacttgctttttttccttcaaaatagtAGAGTTTGCAGGCCTTATTCACTCAGTTATCTTCAAGACATAAGTTATTTAGTTTAATTCTTCTGATCTGCTCCagttctttcaaatatttccctGTACCTTCTAAAATTTGACCACAACAGACCACATGCTCCTACAGAGCCACTGTACCTCAggttccttcctccctctttccaggaggccacagggaggagaaagagtaCAATTAGACTGTTTTTCAAAAGGTGCCCCTGGTTCACATTTACACTGCTCTACAGCTACTTGGTGAGATCAGTCAGAACTAGAAGGCCATTACTGACTCGGAATTTAAACAAGTTTCAAGAGAGAAAGCCCCCACTTCATCTACACTCTTTGAATACCTTTCTTCTTTGGGTTGGGCAAACACTCCTTCTCCTCTTTGACTGTGGTCCTGCTACACTTTATCCGACAGAAGAAGGAACGTCGAGCACCAGAGTTCAGCCGAGCTGGTCCAGCTTGGAAATCTGTGTGTACTTGCAAGCCAGCTTACAAAGATTTAGtaaagtagtttaaaaaaaccaaaatcaagcaataaaacttcagaaaacaagATGCTTTCTTCATTTACCTCCCAAGTACATTCTCCTTTTTAGCTGCCTAAATTTTGTCCTTGCAATTAGAAAAGTCTAATAGTTTAAATAGGGCAAAGAAAACATGATTGACACAGATTTCAAAATTAGAAAGAACTACTAAACTACTTTTAAACCCTTCTTGATATTCTGAATAGTATTTTACTACATATGCTTTATCAGCTTTCAACTTGTATTTGGTACAAGGAAGAACTGCAAAGATGCTTGTAAAAGCCAGCTACAAAATAGCCACTAGCTGCACAGTACATAATGCTTTCTTATTAGAAACAACTGTAAACAAAAGAAGGTTTGGTTACATTGGGATTGACACTTAGCATTTTCAGAGAAGACAGTGATTCTTGATATTGAAGTATTTTATCCCATGTTCGACTACATCAGGTCTTTTGTATTGACAAGACCTagcaaatacaagaaaaaaaagtagtatgCTGGTAGGAAGAATGTCAGACCACATCTTGGTAAATGCTTAACAGTGATTTCAGTAATTTAACAGAATTTCAGTAATTCTTATGATCTAAATCAGGTATTTTCTGGGCCAGCTTTTCAAttctaaatgcattttaagCAGCAGATACGCATTCAAATGTTTGTTTCATAGAAATACCTCAGGTTTGTTCATCCATACATCCATACAAACACCTGAATACATCCTGActaataattaaatttattaacAACTCTTGAAAAAATCTGAGCACGTTCAGCTCTGACTTACTTTTTCCATCTACAAGCTTTTCCCTAGGCGAGACATCCGATGAAGAAAGTTGCTCCTTAACTTTTGCAACATCTTTTGGATGCAAGTAGTCAAATAAACTTTGTCCAATTAAACTggcctattaaaaaaaaaaaaacaacaaaacccaaaagagaTGAGAACCACACCATTTTGGAACAGGACCCCACACATTACTTATCTCAGGAAAAAAGTCAATACCACAGTTACTCCAAACATCAATATTTTGATTTACATTTCATTTGTCATTgcttaatataatttttattaaaaagggTAGTAAAAACATAGCTTGCTACGTCCCTTTGAAAAACAGCAGATTTCGTTGGAGATTAAACAAGTTCTGTACAACCAAATGctttatttatgtaaataaTGCAATTCCTGATCCTAGCCAAAGAAGGTTATGCACAAAGTAACTCTCAGATtactggggaaggagggaagaaataGGAAGTAAGATGAAATATTCAACTGTCTAATGACTCTGAGCTCTACTTTGGTTGGACAAACTGGCACCATtgagccaggagcaggctggaAGGAGGGGTCAGCTCACTATAGCACTCCTTAGTAGAGGATTTTTACAGAGATGTCTCCAGCTGGGATGCATTCTACCTGCTCACTCTGCTTATCCCAAGTAACTGACCTGCTGCACCACTTTCTTTTGGAACAGAAAGGAATTCTCGCACAAGtgggctggtttgggttttccaCTGCTTACCTTCAGCACAGCAGCCAAATCAAAGGCTAGAAAGGAGCTGTGTTGACAAGCTCTAGACTCAAACTCAGGATAAACACCTTGCCTCTTGCCTTTTCCCAGTCCCCATCTAATCCTAATGCAAAGGGAAAATGCTGAGTGCTGCTGAGACAGGCTAACAGCAGCCTTACCAAAACATCCAGGTGTAACAAACCAGATTAAGCTGCAGCATGGGATTCAGAACCTAGAACAATTCCCAAATAAGCTAGTAAATCCATTGTTTTATTAAAGTCAGTCCTCTGAATCTCCTCTGGAATGAAGGAGATCTTAAGGGTCTGGAACTAGGTATGTGTAACATGAGTGACTCTAGAAATGCACTTTTAGTTCTTGAGCAAAATCAGtgtagaagttaaaaaaaaaattaactctgcttTATGCTTATTCCCCTAGGATGATTCATTtccctttaattaaaaaagatagttttgcacttaaaaaaaaaaaaaagagataaaaataaatctatgaAAGAGTCCAGATTGGTTATCTGTacatttataaagaaaatgaagatagCACAAATGGTTTCAAAGTTACAAAAGTAGACAGATGGCAGCACTAACTGTTTTAGCCTCTGTTTGTGAAACAGAAGTCATTGATACAGGAACAAATTATCATCCCTTGATTATTTGTGGTAATTGCCCATGCTGTTAAACGTCAGCTAATGGAAAGTActtctatttttcttatttcccttATTCTACAGGCTAAGCTGGCTCCCATTCAGTTTCTTTCAGGTTAAGGGTACACACTCAGATAGTTATTGTGGATGATGTGTTATGTGGTGCACCTGAGCATAAAGGCATCACCAAGGATAGCTTTAATTAACTTCCACTGCTGAACTACCCATTTTCCTTggcctaaaaaaaaaaccccaaaatcactTCACTATGTGAAAGAAAACCTCTTGCACACAGAAATTAGGACATCTTTGAATTATTCCTTCCTCTCAGACTGGCAGTTTTCTTGACGATGATCAGTTGAAATCTGGCGCTGTTCCTCAGGTTGGGAACACTGACTGTATTTGCCCATATTTTCTTACACCACATTCAGCTTTGCTCTGAATAAGGTTAAATCAAAGAAATTCCAAGAAATGATACACAAAGACTGGTGTGATGTAATATAGAATAAAATATAGAAGTTTTAAAACTTCTAAGAAAATGCAAGGTAAAAGCGAACAAGAAACAACAATAACCACCTGATCATAATTAAGTATTTTGCAAACTGATTCAGAGacaaacagaatttttcctCTGTTGCATCCAACCACAAACAGGAATCCATCTGCAGCCTGAAAATATAAAGatactgtctttaaaaacacacataaaataaaCAATGAATATTAATGACTACAAGGAAGCACATTTCTAAACTtgcttctttaaaattaaatacaagaaagctggaaagggacaagaggaaatggcttcacactgacagagagcagatTTGGATTaggtattagaaagaaattgttccctgtgagggtggggaggccctggcacaggttgcccagagaagctgtggctgccccatccctggcagtgtccaaggccaggctggatggagctctgagcaagctgggatagtggaaggtgtccctacccatggcagggggtggaactggatggtgtttgaagtcccttccaactcaggtcattctgtgattctataaaaaAGGCAATTAAGATTGCAAGGACTAAATGATGCCTTCAACCACACACAGCTGAAGTTTCTTAAACACAGCTTTGGCAAAAGTCCAGCTGCAAAACGGCTTCTTTTGGGAGCCATTCACAGATCTTGGCAAAGCATTAttgcagcaaaggaaaaaaatcacaaacctAGCTGTGAATGAGGTTATGTGGGTTTATGGTGAAGTGTGCAAACAAGAGGAAAGATTTTACTCCAGGTATTTTCTGCACCTTTTTTGAAGtacatctttaaaaatgtacATGAAGGAGAGCCAACAACTACAAGGATGTTTATGCATAATTGGCAGCATTTTCTGCAGTTGCATGAAGATTTCAATAATGGATGTATTAAACAGGCAGCCTGTACATAGATTATTGTCCCttccagggctgctgcctgccatGCTCCCAAACCATCTCTGCACACCTTCCTGAAAGCCTGGGTAGTGCACAGAGTTTATAAACCTGTACAACAAAACACCTGCCTAAAGGAAAAGATGGGAGAAAAAGCACGGTCCAACTAAAAACTCAAGCTTTAATAAGGACATGATTTATCTGAGAGTTTCCTTCCACTCACCCTAAGGATTAACTGTCGCAGTTCATCATCCTTCAAAAATGAAGGTTTATACCGGACTTCTGAGTAGGAGCTACTAGAACCTGGGAAATGGATTATTCATAGAGATCACGTCACaagtaacattttaaattcacttttaGCAGAGTTATACTTGTTATGTCTTTCAGAACTTTTCTCTGTGACCCCAacagctgaattaaaaaaataattcaaggtTCTGGaaatcataaaaacaaaacaaatctcaAAAATACACTGGTAATGAAAACAGACACataaccattttttttttcttgccctttACTTAACAGAAACCAAGGAAACTTCTGTTCAGATATCATTAATGTACTGCTAGAGAAATGGTATTATGAGAACTGAATTTTCTAGAAACATTTCGTAGGTATATTTCAGACCTCTTAACTAAATTCTCTTTGCTGAAACTGAATAATTCCAATATTATCAATTATCTTTTGGCATTAATAATGCTTCATTAATATTACAAGGCCAACAATCAAAAAACCAGACTATTGTAGTTAAATCAAATGTCTCACTAAATATAGTGAGGCTGACTCACTGCATGTACTGTTCTAGCACCCATGGCAAgtatt from Corvus hawaiiensis isolate bCorHaw1 chromosome 4, bCorHaw1.pri.cur, whole genome shotgun sequence harbors:
- the ARNTL2 gene encoding aryl hydrocarbon receptor nuclear translocator-like protein 2 isoform X3, giving the protein MAEAGAGSAEGAEEERRAAEDQFSVDGSPCIACAVPSLMNPITKPATTTSFNAAVPDIPRKRKGSDSDNQDTVEVDGDPQKRSEDEEHVKVKDFREAHSQTEKRRRDKMNNLIEELSAMIPQCNPMARKLDKLTVLRMAVQHLKSLKGSSSSYSEVRYKPSFLKDDELRQLILRAADGFLFVVGCNRGKILFVSESVCKILNYDQASLIGQSLFDYLHPKDVAKVKEQLSSSDVSPREKLVDGKTGLQVHTDFQAGPARLNSGARRSFFCRIKCSRTTVKEEKECLPNPKKKDHRKYCTIHCTGYLKNWPPNEVGVEEENDVEKDSSNFNCLVAIGRLHPYIVPQKSGEIKVKATEFVTRFAMDGKFVYVDQRATAILGYLPQELLGTSCYEYCHQDDHNHLAEKHKEVLQNKEKVFTNSYKFRAKDGTFVTLKSQWFSFMNPWTRELEYIVSNNTVVLGHKESTEEEVLYSSHPAEDAVKQSLVSVPGMSSGTVLGAGSIGTEIANEILELQRLHSSPSGELSPSHLLRKSPSPALTINCSDILLFQVPNKELIQLCPSETEALENSEQTQGAIPFPSNEPLLSGNSQLDFDAICENDDTAMTALMNYLEADGGLGDPADLSDIQWAL